GAatatatttcgaaaattaagttcacGCAACAAGAACATCCCAACTTTGAGCCAATCAATAAGACGGAAAATGTGTTTACTGCAGATGAAGATCTCACAGAGGATTGTAAATCTAAACCGTATACGGTGTTGGTCTATCAACCGTTGAATTCGACAATTGGCCGAGATCTAATATTGGAACTGTTAACTTGGCCCATGGTAACTGTGCGTATTGTGGACAACCGGGCATTGTTAGGCAGTCTTGGTCTGATCCCTGAAAGTGACGAATTGGCCATAATGGACTGTGTTGGCAATGTGAGTCCCTTGGAACCAGAAAATAGCACCTTGACAGCATATGTTGCAAGTGCTACCAGATTTCTTCAGTCCGCGAATTACCAACCTGTGGCGCCACTTGTTACCACTCAAGCGCCAACTGTAGCCAAGTATTTTATAGACGAAGAGCAGCAGGCAATTATTTCAACAGTTTTGAGTCAACAACCCAAAGTTTATCGCGCGGATTTGGAGCAGGCAATTGACAGCTTGTTGCACACTGAGTTGCCCAAGGTGCCTGTCTTCAAAGGTGACAACATGCTGGCCTTGCAACAACTGATCAATGTGTTGCGCCTCTTTAATCCCTTGAATGCCAGCGGCAAATTATTGCTGGAtcgaatatatacatttgttaatTCTATTGGTAACAATGGGGAACTGAGTGGAGTCGCCTTTCAGTTGCAAGTGCAAAATCTGGAGAAAAAGTTGCCCAAGGTATTCAAATCGAAACGTTATGTGGGCTGCATTGGATCGGGTCCCTTTCTGCGTGGATTCACCTGCTCCATATGGACATTGTTCCATTTTCTATCTGTGGAATCATCCAAGACAGCTGTTCTTCCACCTGGCGCTGTTTTGCGTACACTTCATGGTTTTGTCCAACACTTTTTCGGCTGCAAGGATTGTGTGCAACATTTCCTGGGCATGGCGGAGAGACGTAAGTTGTTCTCTGTAAACACCTATGATGCGGAGATACTCTGGCTTTGGGAGGCACACAACGAGGTGAATCAACGCTTGGCTGGCGACTCCACCGAGGATCCCAAGTTCCCCAAGCAACAATATCCTGGTCCAGATATTTGTGGCAAGTGCTACGACACAACTTGGAGTCGCAACGAGGtcttatcattttttaaaGCGATTTACGATAGGAAAAACTTGAGCACCTATGGACTGCCAACTCCCATTGGCTACGATTGAATGgggagtttaaaaatattagagatatataaaagtacttcacttttgttagttttataattatatatagatatccTATAAGAATAATGCCACccaatatattaaaagtttcagaatattttctgtttaacATTTGAATTAAGTTTTACAAATGCCAGTAATTTAGAATCAgctagaattatttaaatacacattgtatttcattgaaaattattaaaatttaaaataaaaatgcatattacTATTGAATTTGTACTCTATATATTATCTTTAtactttaaatgtttttttttaaataaaatttccttattttactgcttatttttattttgttttccagaaatgtttttaaatccTACAAAATTAATCCAAATTCGCTTGAGTTgcttataaaacatttatggAACTTATGTTTGTCAACTGTCAAATGCTAATTGTGTGAAATTACTAAATTAAACGttcaattcaaattaagtGGAGCTCAAAGTACCGCAATGTGCGTAGCAGTTATGTAAGTGCATGTGCACCTTGCAACTTGAAGTGGGGGATTTAAACTGTAAGGTTTGGTTTGATTGCGTGGCACTCACATActcacatacgcacacacgcacacacccaTTAAATGGCACATCAATTATTAATAGaacatttttgcaaaatatctACGCACTAATTTGCGTAAAGTAATCGATGTGGTGGAAAAATTTTCACGCATGCACACATGGGGTGACTTGAACGCCAAGTTGCAACGCCTTGTGGCAGGTATAGGGCCTGTCTTTTGGGGCATGGCATGAGAGTACAAAATGGCCATTTGCTGT
The DNA window shown above is from Drosophila innubila isolate TH190305 unplaced genomic scaffold, UK_Dinn_1.0 41_U_U, whole genome shotgun sequence and carries:
- the LOC117793240 gene encoding sulfhydryl oxidase 2-like, with the translated sequence MIRSLKLLVLALLLAVCVVHAVIEPSLYSPDDNVKILNNDSLEIELYNSSNCNFVQFYNYFCGDCRRYAATFKKLSWKLYDWRRVLSVLAVDCAQEINVKICRDYHIRQTPTLIVFPPHFQRTENDLGFEIDKREPDEIISTLAEYISKIKFTQQEHPNFEPINKTENVFTADEDLTEDCKSKPYTVLVYQPLNSTIGRDLILELLTWPMVTVRIVDNRALLGSLGLIPESDELAIMDCVGNVSPLEPENSTLTAYVASATRFLQSANYQPVAPLVTTQAPTVAKYFIDEEQQAIISTVLSQQPKVYRADLEQAIDSLLHTELPKVPVFKGDNMLALQQLINVLRLFNPLNASGKLLLDRIYTFVNSIGNNGELSGVAFQLQVQNLEKKLPKVFKSKRYVGCIGSGPFLRGFTCSIWTLFHFLSVESSKTAVLPPGAVLRTLHGFVQHFFGCKDCVQHFLGMAERRKLFSVNTYDAEILWLWEAHNEVNQRLAGDSTEDPKFPKQQYPGPDICGKCYDTTWSRNEVLSFFKAIYDRKNLSTYGLPTPIGYD